A window from Desulfofalx alkaliphila DSM 12257 encodes these proteins:
- a CDS encoding helix-turn-helix domain-containing protein, with protein sequence MSEKQHIVISAFRDGKSLRAISKETGINRRTVTKYVRDYEERRNQLLQADNNIDVKELTDYIVEKPKYNSAN encoded by the coding sequence TTGAGTGAAAAGCAGCATATTGTTATCTCCGCTTTTAGAGATGGGAAATCATTAAGAGCAATTTCCAAAGAAACTGGTATCAATAGGCGGACTGTAACCAAATATGTGCGGGATTATGAAGAAAGGCGTAATCAGCTATTACAAGCAGATAATAACATTGATGTAAAAGAATTAACTGACTATATAGTTGAAAAGCCTAAATACAACAGTGCTAACC